A window of Zingiber officinale cultivar Zhangliang chromosome 5A, Zo_v1.1, whole genome shotgun sequence contains these coding sequences:
- the LOC121979924 gene encoding photosystem II reaction center PSB28 protein, chloroplastic-like, translating into MTKGFQVIEWIEGHDASNDDDNGDDEEAPRLTSLSCGPQKWAWFSASAAILVSDDPRWPTHHSSRANTEDKKGKGSEVVGSPSSTTPSSSLPYPAIRSHHSQTTARSSSLLDAAMSALVSSSTIAKCPNNPVLASPPAVPGTNLRPAFAGRPLCLPPPPAASRARGPWNRSNNRHRHFPRTRPVLVLMMGKPAIQFIQGTDEQTIPDVRLTKSRDGTNGVAIFSFDQPSVFDSSGELGDITGFYMIDEEGVLQSVDVSAKFVNGKPSRIEAKYVMRSPREWDRFMRFMERYSQANGLQFVKN; encoded by the exons ATGACTAAAGGCTTTCAAGTGATAGAGTGGATTGAAGGACACGATGCAAGTAATGATGACGACAATGGAGATGATGAAGAAGCTCCTAGATT AACATCTCTTTCTTGCGGGCCGCAGAAATGGGCTTGGTTTTCTGCTAGTGCTGCTATTCTAGTCTCCGACGATCCAAGGTGGCCCACCCACCACTCGTCTAGGGCCAATACggaggacaagaaagggaagggaagtgAAGTGGTTGGCTCACCTTCTTCCACGACACCCTCCTCCTCCCTTCCCTATCCGGCTATCCGCTCCCACCACTCACAAACCACCGCTCGCTCATCTTCCCTCCTCGACGCCGCCATGTCTGCCCTAGTTTCCTCTTCGACCATTGCCAAATGCCCCAACAACCCAG TCTTAGCGTCTCCTCCTGCTGTTCCTGGCACAAATCTTCGCCCCGCGTTTGCCGGAAGGCCTCTGTGCCTGCCTCCCCCGCCGGCCGCGTCGAGAGCGCGGGGGCCATGGAACCGTAGCAATAATCGTCATCGTCACTTTCCCAGGACGCGGCCGGTACTGGTACTGATGATGGGGAAGCCGGCGATCCAGTTCATCCAGGGAACCGACGAGCAAACGATACCGGACGTGAGGCTCACCAAATCAAGGGACGGCACCAACGGCGTGGCGATCTTCTCCTTCGACCAGCCGTCGGTGTTCGACTCCTCCGGCGAGCTGGGGGACATCACCGGCTTCTACATGATCGACGAGGAGGGCGTGCTGCAGTCGGTGGACGTCAGCGCCAAGTTCGTGAACGGGAAGCCTTCGAGAATCGAGGCCAAATACGTGATGAGGAGCCCGAGGGAGTGGGACAGGTTCATGAGGTTCATGGAGAGGTACTCTCAGGCCAATGGCTTGCAGTTCGTCAAAAATTGA